The nucleotide window CCCGCCCAGCGAGCGAACCTCCGGGAACCAGTAGTCCCGCGAGGTGCGGAAGCCGAAGATCTCGCGGACGAGGCTCTGCACCGGCCCGGTGAAGGTCAGGATCTCCACATAGGTATAGGCGATGATGTAGGTCGGCACCGCCAGCGGCAGCAAGAGCGCCCAGTCGAACAGGGCGCGGCCGGGAAAGCGGCACATGGTGACGAGCCACGCGGTGCCCGTGCCGATGATGAAGGTGATCAGGCCGACGCCCAGCAGCAGCAGGAAGGTGGTCTGGAGCGAGCGAGGCAGCACCGTGCCGATCAGGTGGCTCCAGACATCGCCCGTCGGCTGGGCGGCCAGGACGACGAGCGCGCCGATCGGCAGCAGGGTCAGGCCGGCGACGATGAGGCCGGCGACGAGCCACAGCCGGTCGGCGAGGCTGCGCGAGGCGCGCGGGGCGACCGGGATCGCGGTCATGTCGTCGAGGCGGGCAGTATCGCTCATGGTGCTTCCGACGGGGCTCGATCAGCGGAACCCGGTCTGACGGGGCCGGATCTGGCTGGTCTGGAGGCCGTTTCCGGCGATGTCCGGCAACGGCGAACGGCGCCCCGTTCACAAGAACAGGGCGCCGCGAGTTTCAGTCTTCGCTTGCGAGGTCGGGCCTCAGCTCTGCGGGCCGTCGTTGAAGCCGACCTTGTCGACCAGCTCGCTGGCGGTCTTGCGGTTCTTGGCGATCTCGTCGAGCGACAGGGTGTCGGCCTTGAAGTCGCCCCACGAGGCGACCATCTCGGAAATCTCGACGCCCGGCTTCACCGGGTACTCGTTGTTGGCCTCGGCATAGATGTGCTGGGCCTCCTCGGAGGACAGGAACTCGATCAGCTTGACGGCGGCTTCCGGATTCGGAGCGTTCTTGGCCATCACGACGCCCGAGATGTTGACGTGGGTGCCGCGGTCGTCGCTGTTCGGGAACAGGATCTTGACCGAGTTGGCCCAGTCCTTCTGCTCCGGCTCCTTCTCGTTGGTCAGCATCGCGCCCATGTAATAGGTGTTGCCGAGCGAGATGTCGCACTCGCCGGCGAAGATCGCCTGCACCTGGCCGCGGTCGTTGCCGGTCGGCTTGCGGGCAAGGTTGTCACGCACACCGGCGAGCCACGTCTCGGCTTCCTCGGCGCCCTTGTGGGCGACGATCGAGGCGAACAGGGCGACGTTGTAGACGTGCTGGCCCGAGCGGGTGCAGATCTTGCCCTTCCACTTCGGGTCGGCCAGCTCCTCATAGGTGATGCTGTCCTGCGCCACGCGCTCCTTCGAGGCGTAGACGATGCGCGCGCGGGTGGTCAGGCCGATCCAGTGGCCCTCCGGATCGCGGAACTCGGCCGGAACGTTCTCGTTGACGACGTCGGACGTCACCGGCTGGGTGATGCCGAGCTCCTTGGCGCCGTCGAGGCGGCCGATGTCGACCGTCAGCAGCACGTCGGCCGGCGAATTCGCGCCCTCGGCCTGGATGCGTTCGGCGAGGCCGTCGGAGGCGAAGATGACGTTGGTCTTGATCCCGGTTTCCTTGGTGAAGGCCTCGAGCAGCGGCTCGATCAGGAACGGCTGGCGATAGGAGTAGATGTTGACCTCGCCCTCGGCAGCGGCCGGCGCAGCGATCGCGGCGGATGCGAGAAGCGCGGCCGACAGGAGGCCGGTGCGCAGAGCGGAAACCTTGTGGAACATGGAATTCTCCCAGCGATCAGGGGACAAGGCCCTGATGTCGGTTGCGTTGGCCCTTCGGGCTGCCGTTGCGGCAACTTTCTCCCAGGCGCTCGCATCCTATAAACAGGAGTTCTGGTGTCAAGAATAATCGCCTGAAAAATCAATAGTTTAGAATTATTCTAAGTTAAGCTGAGTGTGCTGGCCAACTTTTCCCAGGCGGCAGAAAGTCGGGCCGGATCTTTTACGGAGCCGGGGTGCCGCCCGACAGGATCTCGGCCATCCAGGCGGTGTCGATGTTCTGCCCGCTCAGCACGATGCCGGCGACCTCGCCGCGCCTTTGGTCCTGCAGCAAGGCGGCAAGGGCGGCCGCGCCCGAACCTTCGGCAACGCTGTGGGTGGTGCGGTAGAGCAGGCGCACGGCCTCGGCGATCGCCGCGTCGCTGACGCGCAGGATGTCGTCGACGCCGGCGCGGATGACCGCCAGCGCGGTCTCGTCCGGCCCGCGCACCGCCATGCCGTCGGCGAAGGTGGCGGCGCTCGCCGTCTCGACCCGCTGGCCGCTTTCCAGCGACAGCGCATAGGCGTCGGCCTTGTCGGAGACGACACCGACGATGCGCGTGCGCCGGCCCAGCAGATTGCGCGCCGAAATCATGCCGCAGATGCCGGAGCCGAGGCCGATCGGCACATAGACGACGTCGAGATCCTCGGCCGCCCGGAAGAACTCCATCGCGTAGGTGGCAACGCCGCGCACCAGGTCCTGGTGGAAGCTCGGCACCATCAGCAGGCCGCGCTCGTCCGCCAGCGCCATCGCATGCTGCTTGGCCTCGTCGAAGTCGCTGCCTGCCTCCACCAGCTCGGCGCCGAAGGCGCGCATCGCAGCATTCTTCTCGGCCGAATTGCCATGCGGCACGACGATGGTGCAGGCCAGCCCGTTGCGCGCCGAGGCGAAGGCAAGGCTCTGGCCGTGATTGCCGCGGGTGGCGGAGATGATGCCGGTGCCGGCGGGGGAGTTGCGGGCGATGCCGCTGGCGATCACCAACCCGCCGCGCACCTTGAAGGCGCCGGTCGGCGTGTGGTTCTCGTGCTTGACCCAGACCTTCCGTCCGACCGCGTCCGCCAGCAGCGGCCAGGCATATTGCGGGGTCGGGCGCATCGACCGGTAGACGGTCTCGGCGGCATCCTCGATGGCGGCAAGGGTCAGCATGGCATATCCGGAAAGCGACGGCGGGCCGCTGTGCCGGACCCGCCCTTGGGAGAGACCGCTACAGTGGCGCCTGGGGCAGGGCGGGTCAATCCCCGCCCATCCCGCACGTAGAGCCTTCGCGAAAGGCCCCGATTACTCGGCCAGCACGCGCTGCGGCGGGAAGGTCACTTCCACCAGGGTGCCGTGGTTGACTTCCGAGTCGATGCGGAAGCTCGCCCGGTTCGCCTCCACCAGCGCCTTGGTCAGCGGCAGGCCGAGCCCGGTGCCCCCGCCATGGCGGGCGGTGTGCAGCTGGCGGAACGGCTCCATCGCCGCGGCGAGGTCCTGATGGCTCATGCCCATCCCCGTGTCGCGCACCCGCAGGATCACCTCGCCGGTGTCCTCCAGCGCCGTCGACACGATCACCTGGCCGCCCGGCTGGTTGAACTTGATGGCGTTGGACAGAAGGTTCAGCACGATCTGGCGCACCGAGCGGCCGTCGGCGACGATCTTCGGCACCGAGGTCGGCAGGCTGGCGCGGATGATCACCCGCTCGCGGTTGGCCTGCGGCTGCATCAGGGCGACGCATTCGCGGATGATGTCGTTGGCCGACACCGCCTCGAAGGTCAGGTCCAGCTTGCCCGCCTCGATCTTCGACAGGTCGAGCAGGTCGTTGATCAGGCTCATGATATGCGAGCCGGAATTGTGGATGTCGCGCAGGTAGCCCTTGTAGCGGTCGTTGCCGACCGGGCCGAAGCGCTCCTCCATCATCACTTCCGAAAAGCCGATGATCGCGTTGAGCGGCGTGCGGATCTCGTGGCTGATCTTGGCCAGGAAGTCCGACTTTTGCGAGCTGGCGTTTTCCGCCTGCCGCTTGGCGTCGGTCAGTTCCTCCTCGGCCGTCTTCCACTGGGTGATGTCGCGCAGCACCGTGCAGAAGCGCGGCCCTTCCGAGCCGTGCCCGACCCGGCCGATGGTCATGAACAGCGGGATCAGCCCGCCGGAGCGCAGCTGGCCGATCACCTCGCGCCCGTCGTTCAGCACGCTGGCGACGCCGTTGCGGGCGAGCCCGTCCAGATAGTCGTTGGCGTCCCGGTGGCTCTCCGGGGCCAGGAAGTCGGTCAGCGGCGCGCCGACCATCTCCTCGCGGGCGCCGTCGAACAGCGCCTCGGCCGAGCGGTTCACCTTCACGATGCGGCCGCCCTCGTCGAGGATCAGCACCCCGTCCGTCGCGGTTTCCAGCACCGCATCCATCTCGGCCAGGTGCTCCTCGGCCAGCCCCAGTGCCGACTGCGCCTCGTGCAGACGGTCGAGCGCGGCTTCCTGCGCCGGGTCGTGCCGGTCGAGCAGCGACATCATCAGCGCCGTGCCCTCCTTCCACGGCACGGTGTGCAGCCGCGCCTTCACCGGCTTGGTGCCGCCGTCGGAGAGCCGGATGCGCATGGTCCGCTCGGTCATCGCGCCGGGCAGGGCGCTCGGCCAGTCCTCCGGCTCGGCGAAGACCGCGTCCAGCCCGCCGACGGATTTCAGCGTGTCGAGATCGGCATAGCCGAGCAGGTCGAGCAGCGTCGCGTTGGCATAGTCGACATCCTCGCCGGCGATGATCGCGACGCCGACCGGCAGCTTGTCGAGCAGGCTGGTGCGGGCCGCGCGCGGGGCGGGTGCCTGCACCCGCGGGATGATACCGAGGCTGGCGACATTGGAGGCCTCGCGCCCGCCGACAGTGTCGGCAGTCTGCGGCGAGACGGGCTCCGCCGGTTCGGACCCTGCGGGTTGCGTGCCTGTTGCCGCGTCCGTCGCGGGCGTGTCCGCTGCCGGAGCGATGGTGTGGGTCGGCGCGGCAGAGGCCTCCTCGTCCAGCTCGCTGCGCGCGCCGAGCGCCTCGGCGATCTTGCGGAAGGCCTCGCGCTCGGGCTTGGACAGGCGCGAGGTGTCGAGCTCCTCGTCGCGGCGCGGAGCCGGAGCCTCCTGCGCGGGCGTGCGGGTGTCGGGCGTGTGCACCGGCGCCTGCGGTTCGATCAGCGGCAGCAGGCCGGCTTGCGGCGGTGCGGCGGGGGCGTCGTCGGACTTCGCCTCGTGCGCGGCAGGCTCTGCCTCGACCGCCTCGGGTTCCGTCCCGGCCTCGTCGTCCGCGTCGAGATCGCCCCCGTCCAGACCCTCTGCGCCCGTATCGTCGTCCCCGGCCGGCGAGGGGCCGGCCTCGGCCAGGGCCTCCGGCGGCGCATCGGCCTTGGCGGCGGGCAC belongs to Stappia indica and includes:
- a CDS encoding Fe(3+) ABC transporter substrate-binding protein, which translates into the protein MFHKVSALRTGLLSAALLASAAIAAPAAAEGEVNIYSYRQPFLIEPLLEAFTKETGIKTNVIFASDGLAERIQAEGANSPADVLLTVDIGRLDGAKELGITQPVTSDVVNENVPAEFRDPEGHWIGLTTRARIVYASKERVAQDSITYEELADPKWKGKICTRSGQHVYNVALFASIVAHKGAEEAETWLAGVRDNLARKPTGNDRGQVQAIFAGECDISLGNTYYMGAMLTNEKEPEQKDWANSVKILFPNSDDRGTHVNISGVVMAKNAPNPEAAVKLIEFLSSEEAQHIYAEANNEYPVKPGVEISEMVASWGDFKADTLSLDEIAKNRKTASELVDKVGFNDGPQS
- a CDS encoding threonine dehydratase; this translates as MLTLAAIEDAAETVYRSMRPTPQYAWPLLADAVGRKVWVKHENHTPTGAFKVRGGLVIASGIARNSPAGTGIISATRGNHGQSLAFASARNGLACTIVVPHGNSAEKNAAMRAFGAELVEAGSDFDEAKQHAMALADERGLLMVPSFHQDLVRGVATYAMEFFRAAEDLDVVYVPIGLGSGICGMISARNLLGRRTRIVGVVSDKADAYALSLESGQRVETASAATFADGMAVRGPDETALAVIRAGVDDILRVSDAAIAEAVRLLYRTTHSVAEGSGAAALAALLQDQRRGEVAGIVLSGQNIDTAWMAEILSGGTPAP